A window of Sagittula sp. P11 genomic DNA:
TCGGTGCCCGAAGGCAGTCCCGGGCCACGGCTTCGCGTCGCGGCCCGGGCGCATCGGTCAGAGGTCGCCGACAGGGGTGGTCGCGATCTCGGGCCACTTGGCGAAGGCGCCGGCGATCACGGCGTCCTTGTCTTCGAGGTACTTCTCGAAAATAGCCTCGTTCACGAAGAGGTAGAGCTTGCCGTCGACGATGTCGGCATAGCGCACGTCGCCGTCGAGCTTCTTGCCGACATAGACGCCAAACGCACAGAACCCGCCGAATTGAGGCAGCATCGCCGTCGGGTCGGCCTCGAACGCGGCCTTGGCGTCTGCCGTTGCGAAGTAGTAGTCGACGCCGTCATGCGCGACGGTGAACTCGGCGTCGCCGATCGTCGGCGCGTCGGACCTGAACATCGACACCGGGTCGAAGCCGTGCATGCCCAGCGGGTTGCCGGTCAGGGTCAGGCCGTTGGAGACGTTGACCTCGTCGGCGGCAAAGGCGGCCGGGGCGAGGCAGATGAGGGTCGCGGTCAGGAAAGCATTCAGTTTCATGGGATGGTCCTTTCAGT
This region includes:
- a CDS encoding YHS domain-containing (seleno)protein, which gives rise to MKLNAFLTATLICLAPAAFAADEVNVSNGLTLTGNPLGMHGFDPVSMFRSDAPTIGDAEFTVAHDGVDYYFATADAKAAFEADPTAMLPQFGGFCAFGVYVGKKLDGDVRYADIVDGKLYLFVNEAIFEKYLEDKDAVIAGAFAKWPEIATTPVGDL